From the Deinococcus gobiensis I-0 genome, the window GCCGCCGCGAGCGGCATCGAACTCGCGGGCGGCGCGGCCATTCCCATCAAGGCCGACGTGTCGGTGCCCCTCGACTGGCTCAGTGCGCAAAACCGCGTGCTGGAGATCTTCGGGGCGCTGCACGGCATCGTGCATCTGGCCGACAAACGCACGAACACGGTCTTCAACATGCTCAGCGAGGGCGAGTGGATGAATCTATTCAACTGCAACGTCAAGAGCACGGTCGCCATCGCCCAGATCCTCGCCCGCCGCCTGCCCGACACCTGGCTGACGGTCATCGGGCCGCACCTCGACGAGACGGGCCTGCAGGTCTACCCGCAGCGCGGCGCGATCCGGGGCCTGGTCGAGAACGGCGCGGGGGTCGACCTGCGCATCAATCTGGTGTCGCCCTCGCGCGCGAGCAGTGGCGACGAGATCCTCGACCGGCCCCTGGCCGACGCGGTGGTCACGCTGGCCTCGCCCCGGCTGCGGCACCTGCGCGGCAACCTCATGGACATTCCGCTGGCCCCCGCGCCCAAGGTGCGCGTGCCCGAGGCGTACCTGCTGTGAGCGCCCCCGCATGAGGTGTCCCTACTGCTCCGCCCCCGACTCGAAGGTGGTCAACTCGCGCCCCAGCGACGAGGGGGCCAGCATCCGGCGGCGGCGCGAGTGCCTGACCTGCGCGCGGCGCTTCACGACCTACGAGCGCGCGCAGCTCGAACCGCTGATGGTGGTCAAGCGCAGCGGCCCGCGTGAGGCCTTCAATCCCGACAAGCTGCTGCGCGGCCTGAGCCTGGCGACCGAGAAGCGGCCGGTCGATCCGGCGCTGCTGCGGGCCTTCGCCT encodes:
- the nrdR gene encoding transcriptional regulator NrdR, which gives rise to MRCPYCSAPDSKVVNSRPSDEGASIRRRRECLTCARRFTTYERAQLEPLMVVKRSGPREAFNPDKLLRGLSLATEKRPVDPALLRAFAYGFEDDVQAAEIPSTEIGRRAMTFLRPLDDVAYIRFASVYRDFDSLERFIEEIRGLKGSGPEPEDG
- a CDS encoding SDR family NAD(P)-dependent oxidoreductase, whose product is MTRRVSSSDASPARAGVLDGQIIAVTGADQGYGRLVSAALAREGAGVVLIGDNSETLAAAASGIELAGGAAIPIKADVSVPLDWLSAQNRVLEIFGALHGIVHLADKRTNTVFNMLSEGEWMNLFNCNVKSTVAIAQILARRLPDTWLTVIGPHLDETGLQVYPQRGAIRGLVENGAGVDLRINLVSPSRASSGDEILDRPLADAVVTLASPRLRHLRGNLMDIPLAPAPKVRVPEAYLL